GCGACTACCTCGACAGCTTCTACGCGCGCATGAGCGCGCATTATCCCGACAAGATCGCCGTCGGCGCAGCCTGGCCCGGCTTCGACGATTCGCGCGCCTCCTGGACGCGCAACCGGCGCATGAACGCGCGCTGCGGCAAGACGTTTGAAGATTCGCTCGGCCTCTTCCGCCGCTACTACAGCGACCAGAAGCCGCTTCCCTTCCTCATGATCGTTACCTGGAACGATTACGAGGAAGGCACCGCCATCGAGCGCGGGGTGGTGCGCTGCGGCGGCGGGGAGAGCACTGCCACGGCCGGGCGTTAGTAGAAAAACTTCTTACCGCGAATCACGCGGATGAACGCGGAGCAATCCGCGGAGGCTGCGGACATCAGGTTCTTCTGTCCCAATAGCGGTCTGGACGTCACTCGAAACCCCGCGCCTCCGTGTCTCCGCGGTTAGAATGTCGTTCATGGACGACCAGGAATTCCGCAAGCGCGCCGAGAGCGCGCTCGAATCGTTGAAGACCGCGCTCATCGCCGCTGAAGGCGACGCCGAGATGGAAGTGGAAGAGCAGGGCGGCGCGCTGCACATCAGCTTCGAGGGGCCCGAAGGCAGGTTCGTGATCTCGCCCAACTCCGCCGCGCGGCAGATCTGGATTTCGGCGCTCTCCACCAGCTTCAAGCTGGATTGGTCCGATTCCACCGGCGACTGGGTGCTGCCGAGGTCCGGTGAGCGACTGAAGCCGCTCGTCGGAAGGTTGATCAATCAGCAATTGGGCGCGGAAAAAGTTTCCCTCTGACCCTTGCCATACCCTGCGGGTGTGCGGACAGGCCTTCAGAACCCCACCTGGATGCAGCCTCCAACTCGGTAATCGGTACTCGGTGCTCGCCACTCGGCACTGTCTTTCTTTATGCCGGCACCGGCGCCAGCTTGCGGCGAAGGTCACGGGCGATCTGGGCGCCGTGGAAGCGGCCGTTTTCG
This is a stretch of genomic DNA from Terriglobales bacterium. It encodes these proteins:
- the cyaY gene encoding iron donor protein CyaY, which gives rise to MDDQEFRKRAESALESLKTALIAAEGDAEMEVEEQGGALHISFEGPEGRFVISPNSAARQIWISALSTSFKLDWSDSTGDWVLPRSGERLKPLVGRLINQQLGAEKVSL